From the Lolium rigidum isolate FL_2022 chromosome 2, APGP_CSIRO_Lrig_0.1, whole genome shotgun sequence genome, one window contains:
- the LOC124688667 gene encoding putrescine hydroxycinnamoyltransferase 1-like, translated as MACVDEKVKVVESCIVTPSEETPRHGLWLSPLDLMMVNRGHTPNVYFYRYASSSGVADDIFFDVARLKAAMAKALVNFYPLAGRLGVDGDGRAEIDCAGQGAHFVVARSDLTVDDFSDCQPSLELKRLFVPHIVDDSPGVMLAVQLTLFKCGGVALGTALHHVAVDAVSAVHFFETWSAFSRAGSRENNVAQVLELPCHDRTLLRARSPPRVVHPDAAPMFWPLKDNPNISPPGPVVNEIFVISKDQIAALKHASSGASTFCAVSAHVWRCMCVARRLAPEATTRLTFPANFRRSLRPPLPERYFGNGIIVVGAAGKVRDIASEDHLALAPVAGRVKEAVRGLDDELVRSTIDYLEMNEAPPASSMPETEVRIVSWLGMPVYDVDFGWGKPLTMMRAVQQRAGLIYLIDSGLGDGGVRILLSIEAEALKDFQRLLYENL; from the coding sequence ATGGCCTGTGTGGATGAGAAGGTGAAGGTGGTGGAGTCGTGCATTGTGACGCCCAGCGAGGAGACGCCTAGGCATGGACTCTGGCTCTCCCCGCTCGATCTCATGATGGTCAACAGAGGCCATACCCCGAACGTCTACTTCTACCGCTACGCGTCTAGCTCCGGCGTCGCCGACGACATCTTCTTTGACGTGGCCAGGCTGAAGGCGGCGATGGCCAAGGCCCTGGTGAACTTCTACCCCCTCGCCGGTCGTCTCGGGGTGGATGGCGACGGTCGGGCCGAGATCGACTGCGCCGGCCAGGGCGCGCATTTCGTGGTGGCTCGCTCGGACCTCACCGTTGACGACTTCAGCGACTGCCAGCCGTCGCTGGAACTAAAGAGGCTCTTCGTTCCACACATCGTCGACGACTCACCGGGCGTCATGCTCGCCGTCCAGCTGACCTTGTTCAAGTGCGGCGGGGTGGCCTTAGGCACGGCGCTGCACCATGTCGCCGTCGACGCCGTGAGCGCGGTCCACTTCTTCGAGACGTGGTCCGCCTTCTCCAGGGCCGGGAGCCGCGAGAACAACGTGGCGCAAGTGCTGGAGCTCCCCTGCCACGACCGCACCCTCCTACGTGCGCGCTCCCCGCCACGCGTCGTCCACCCCGACGCCGCTCCCATGTTCTGGCCGCTTAAAGATAATCCAAACATATCACCGCCGGGGCCCGTGGTCAACGAGATTTTCGTCATCTCAAAGGACCAGATCGCCGCTCTCAAGCATGCCAGCAGCGGCGCGAGCACGTTCTGCGCCGTGAGCGCCCACGTGTGGCGGTGCATGTGCGTCGCCCGCCGGCTGGCTCCGGAAGCCACGACACGCCTCACCTTCCCGGCCAACTTCCGGCGCAGCCTGAGGCCGCCGCTCCCAGAGAGGTACTTCGGCAACGGGATCATCGTGGTGGGAGCCGCCGGCAAGGTGCGGGACATCGCATCGGAGGATCACCTCGCGCTGGCCCCCGTCGCTGGACGGGTCAAGGAAGCCGTCCGCGGGCTGGACGACGAGCTGGTGCGTTCCACGATCGACTACCTGGAGATGAATGAGGCTCCACCTGCGAGCAGCATGCCGGAGACCGAGGTGAGGATTGTGAGCTGGCTAGGCATGCCGGTGTATGACGTCGATTTCGGGTGGGGGAAGCCGTTGACGATGATGCGCGCCGTGCAGCAGCGTGCCGGTCTCATTTACCTCATCGACAGCGGGCTGGGAGACGGCGGCGTTCGCATCCTCTTGTCCATCGAGGCAGAAGCTCTCAAGGACTTCCAGCGCCTGCTATACGAAAATTTATAG